In the genome of Drosophila yakuba strain Tai18E2 chromosome 3R, Prin_Dyak_Tai18E2_2.1, whole genome shotgun sequence, one region contains:
- the LOC6538625 gene encoding oxysterol-binding protein 1 has translation MTDAAGNTLADKGLPEMKGWLLKWTNYIKGYQRRWFVLSNGVLSYYRNQSEINHTCRGTISLHGALIHTVDSCTFVISNGGTQTFHIKAGTEVERQSWVTALELAKAKAIRAIECEEEEETETAHVVPSQEISSVVRDLTDRLENMRTCYDLITKHGAALQRALNDLETNEEESLASRTKIVNERATLFRITSNAMINASNDYLHTAEAQGHKWSKMLHHEREQRQRLEEIIEQMAKQQSQMEQAAVLVRQNKPVPSSSGAGTAGSLVTSDEEMEFFDAEEHGYSGSGRSPESPDRERGTFILKMNKRRSSSEDQVEGHLEGSSSESDEQKRTVQTVQQVCLVSAPRVASGGQGDDDDVDKALPAKQSTDSIYGRNWNPDLIKKRRDRVPDKPNHPISLWGIMKNCIGKDLSKIPMPINFNEPLSMLQRLVEDYEYTEILDYAATCQDECEQLAYIAAFTVSAYATTTNRTGKPFNPLLGETYECDRMDDYGWRCLAEQVSHHPPVAALHCESKNWTCWQEFSMTSKFRGKYVQINPLGGVYVQFPNSGRRYAWRKVTTTVNNIIVGKLWVDQHGEMEIRGSQAAEGHKCVLNFIPYSYFSRDVQRSVKGVVMNKDNEVKWVVRGTWDMKIEIAPVLSTSGSASSPTYTTGEFKLAWRRRPAPPDSEKFYNFTTLACQLNEEEEGVAPTDSRLRPDQRLMEQGSWDESNKEKLRLEDKQRTERRRRENEAEEAAAEGRPYPAYEPMWFKREKEEGSEEYVHVFKNTYWEAKAAQNFEGCPDIY, from the exons ATGACGGACGCCGCTGGCAATACGCTGGCCGACAAGGGCTTGCCGGAGATGAAGGGCTGGCTGCTAAAGTGGACCAACTACATCAAGGGGTACCAGCGGCGTTGGTTTGTGCTCTCAAATGGCGTGCTGAGCTACTACCGCAACCAATCCGAGATTAACCACACGTGCCGGGGCACCATATCGCTGCACGGAGCCCTTATCCACACGGTCGATTCGTGCACGTTCGTAATCTCGAACGGCGGCACCCAGACGTTCCACATCAAGGCCGGCACCGAGGTGGAGCGCCAGTCGTGGGTCACCGCCCTGGAGCTGGCCAAGGCCAAGGCAATCCGGGCCATCGAATgcgaggaggaagaggagacGGAAACGGCGCATGTGGTGCCCAGCCAGGAGATCAGCTCGGTGGTCCGGGATCTCACCGATCGGCTGGAGAACATGCGCACCTGCTACGACCTAATCACCAAGCACGGCGCTGCCCTACAACGCGCCCTCAACGATCTGGAGACGAACGAGGAAGAGTCGCTGGCCAGCCGCACGAAGATCGTCAACGAGAGGGCCACCCTCTTTCGGATAACCTCCAATGCGATGATTAACGCCAGCAACGACTACCTGCACACGGCAGAGGCCCAAGGCCACAAGTGGTCCAAGATGCTACACCACGAGCGCGAGCAGCGTCAGCGGCTGGAGGAGATCATCGAGCAGATGGCGAAGCAGCAGTCGCAGATGGAGCAGGCCGCTGTACTGGTGCGCCAGAACAAGCCGGTGCCATCCAGCTCGGGCGCTGGCACCGCCGGCTCCTTGGTGACCTCAGACGAGGAGATGGAATTTTTCGACGCCGAAGAGCACGGCTATTCAGGCAGTGGTCGTTCCCCTGAGTCTCCGGATCGAGAGCGGGGTACGTTTATCTTAAAGATGAACAAGCGCCGCAGTAGTAGCGAGGACCAGGTGGAGGGTCATTTGGAGGGCAGTTCCTCGGAGAGTGACGAGCAGAAGCGCACCGTGCAAACGGTGCAGCAAGTCTGTTTGGTGAGTGCGCCGCGAGTAGCATCCGGAGGTCAGGGCGACGATGACGACGTGGACAAGGCTTTGCCGGCCAAGCAAAGCACCGACTCTATCTACGGACGCAACTGGAATCCGGATCTGATCAAGAAGCGACGCGACCGTGTACCAGATAAACCGAACCACCCCATCAGCCTGTGGGGCATTATGAAGAATTGCATTGGCAAGGACCTGTCCAAAATTCCCATGCCCATCAACTTTAACGAGCCGCTGTCCATGCTGCAGCGCCTAGTGGAGGACTACGAGTACACGGAGATACTCGACTATGCGGCAACCTGTCAGGACGAGTGCGAACAACTGGCCTACATAGCCGCCTTCACCGTGTCCGCCTATGCCacgaccacaaaccgcacGGGCAAACCCTTCAATCCGTTGCTGGGAGAGACTTACGAGTGTGACCGGATGGATGACTACGGTTGGCGGTGCCTGGCCGAGCAGGTGTCCCACCATCCACCGGTGGCGGCACTCCACTGTGAGAGCAAGAACTGGACGTGCTGGCAGGAGTTCTCCATGACCAGCAAGTTCCGCGGCAAGTACGTTCAA ATCAATCCCTTGGGTGGCGTCTATGTGCAGTTTCCAAACAGCGGCAGGCGCTATGCGTGGCGCAAGGTGACCACAACGGTGAACAACATCATTGTGGGCAAACTGTGGGTGGACCAGCATGGCGAAATGGAAATCCGTGGATCGCAGGCGGCAGAGGGGCACAAATGCGTCCTGAACTTTATACCCTACTCGTACTTCAGTCGCGATGTGCAGCGGAGCGTGAAAGGCGTGGTGATGAACAAAGACAACGAGGTAAAGTGGGTGGTGCGCGGTACGTGGGACATGAAGATCGAGATTGCCCCGGTGCTTAGTACATCGGGATCGGCGAGCAGTCCAACCTACACCACCGGCGAGTTTAAGCTGGCCTGGCGCCGtcgtcctgctcctcctgATTCGGAAAAGTTTTATAACTTCACCACACTAGCCTGCCAGCTCAACGAAGAGGAGGAGGGCGTGGCGCCGACAGACTCACGCCTGCGTCCCGACCAAAGGCTGATGGAGCAGGGAAGCTGGGATGAATCGAACAAGGAGAAATTGCGCCTGGAGGACAAGCAGCGCACAGAACGCCGCCGGCGGGAAAACGAGGCGGAGGAGGCAGCCGCAGAGGGTAGGCCATATCCAGCCTATGAGCCCATGTGGTTCAAGCGCGAAAAGGAGGAGGGAAGCGAGGAATATGTGCACGTGTTCAAGAACACGTACTGGGAGGCCAAGGCGGCTCAGAACTTCGAGGGCTGTCCGGATATATACTAA
- the LOC6538626 gene encoding oligopeptidase A — MLNLLRRRPAPVPLIRAAFSAPLHTTENRPGYIVLVPEIGEEGPLGEGVLKPDGLPAFSDITIEMCLGAIGQQASAVENSVKALESDLHSGKQLNAASIFQELDTVTGPLETTWGVAKALYLGNSTLIPTKSYMNIHERARNARAAKFCNQTVYKALKDASSESGPDEQRMRQKFLLEGKLNGLTLDKDKQDGLKELLTHLGRERASFKNKVNMAVHSFGQVITDFNLVRDFPPSLLEATARDPGQPLTGPWKITLQPQVVDGFLKHCPERLQRWNVWRASVLKASSQQEKSLENSTHLEKIRGLRKRQANLLGYESFADMSMQTKMVGSVDNLKQIFAKLLKFAGPAQSVELDQLQSFAQDSGCEYKLEAYDVAYWRRKQLVAEHGLQEQKLREFFPLPRVLSGMFALSEKLFGIQIVEQPNAEVWHPAVKFYDVFDADSVNSSTPVGGFYVDCYSKEHKFGRNNGWMVGIRNSNKSAGLTPLCALIFNFSEPQSPDAKPPLLGYDDLQMLFKTFGSGLQHLLTQAGYSDLAGLSNIEWDASQVSGHVMSNFLDDPTVIRSLSGHFSSGEPLEAELSQKMRLLKTQLAGYNLCQDLYLADLDVELHRSNAFWLEVVRKLWPVYQCMPLDKKDAHPCSLTDIFAGDWAAAQFSHLYSRLIAADISSSFAEQRSGENYAVVGRRYKQTFLSSGGSVPTAEVFRRFQGRDPSGEALLKSLDIFAPSQTTDNN, encoded by the exons ATGCTGAACCTCCTGCGACGACGCCCGGCGCCAGTGCCCCTCATCCGGGCCGCGTTTAGCGCCCCGCTGCACACAACGGAAAACCGGCCGGGTTACATAGTGCT GGTGCCAGAGATCGGCGAGGAGGGACCGCTGGGCGAGGGCGTGCTCAAGCCGGACGGATTGCCCGCCTTCAGTGACATCACCATCGAGATGTGCCTCGGCGCCATTGGCCAGCAGGCGTCGGCGGTGGAGAACTCGGTGAAGGCGCTGGAGAGCGATCTGCATAGTGGCAAGCAGCTAAATGCCGCCAGCATCTTTCAGGAGCTGGACACCGTGACGGGTCCACTGGAGACGACGTGGGGAGTGGCCAAGGCTCTGTACCTGGGCAACTCCACCCTGATTCCCACCAAATCCTACATGAACATCCATGAACGGGCGCGAAATGCACGGGCCGCGAAGTTCTGCAACCAGACGGTGTATAAGGCACTCAAGGATGCGTCATCCGAATCCGGTCCGGATGAGCAGAGGATGCGACAGAAGTTCCTGCTCGAGGGCAAGCTGAACGGGCTAACGCTAGACAAAGATAAGCAGGATGGACTGAAGGAACTGCTTACCCATTTGGGTCGAGAGAGGGCCAGCTTCAAGAACAAGGTCAACATGGCGGTGCACTCGTTTGGACAGGTTATTACGGACTTCAATCTTGTAAGGGATTTTCCGCCTTCCCTTCTTGAGGCAACAGCCCGCGATCCTGGACAGCCGCTGACGGGTCCCTGGAAGATAACCCTTCAGCCCCAAGTGGTCGATGGTTTTCTAAAACACTGCCCAGAGCGACTGCAGCGTTGGAACGTCTGGAGGGCCAGTGTGCTGAAGGCATCCTCGCAGCAGGAAAAATCCTTGGAAAACAGCACACACCTCGAAAAAATCCGCGGATTGCGCAAGCGACAGGCGAATCTGTTGGGCTACGAAAGCTTTGCAGACATGTCCATGCAGACCAAGATGGTGGGCAGTGTGGATAACCTCAAGCAGATCTTTGCCAAGCTCCTAAAGTTCGCCGGCCCTGCTCAAAGTGTGGAGCTCGACCAGCTGCAGAGCTTCGCTCAGGACAGCGGCTGTGAGTACAAGCTGGAAGCCTACGACGTTGCCTACTGGCGCCGCAAGCAACTGGTGGCGGAGCACGGTCTCCAAGAGCAGAAGCTCCGCGAGTTTTTCCCTCTGCCCCGCGTTCTGTCCGGAATGTTTGCGCTGAGCGAAAAGCTCTTCGGCATCCAAATAGTTGAGCAGCCCAATGCGGAGGTGTGGCATCCGGCAGTCAAGTTCTATGATGTGTTCGATGCTGATTCCGTCAATAGCTCCACCCCGGTGGGTGGTTTCTATGTGGACTGCTACTCCAAGGAGCACAAGTTCGGCAGGAACAACGGTTGGATGGTGGGCATAAGGAACAGCAACAAATCTGCCGGTCTTACGCCTCTCTGCGCACTGATCTTCAACTTTTCGGAGCCACAAAGTCCGGATGCCAAGCCGCCACTCCTTGGATACGATGATCTGCAGATGCTGTTCAAGACTTTCGGAAGCGGACTCCAGCACCTGCTCACCCAAGCGGGGTACAGCGATTTGGCGGGACTGTCCAACATTGAGTGGGATGCCTCGCAGGTGTCCGGTCATGTGATGAGCAACTTCCTCGACGATCCCACAGTGATTCGTAGCCTTTCCGGGCATTTCAGCAGCGGTGAGCCATTGGAGGCTGAGCTCTCACAGAAGATGCGACTGCTGAAGACCCAGTTGGCTGGGTATAATCTGTGCCAGGACCTCTACCTGGCGGATCTCGATGTGGAGCTGCACCGCTCGAATGCCTTTTGGCTGGAGGTGGTTCGCAAGCTGTGGCCGGTTTACCAATGCATGCCGCTGGACAAGAAGGACGCTCACCCGTGCTCCCTGACCGACATATTTGCCGGAGATTGGGCGGCCGCCCAGTTCAGTCACTTGTATTCCCGCCTGATAGCCGCCGACATTTCGAGCAGCTTTGCAGAGCAGCGAAGCGGGGAGAACTACGCGGTCGTTGGCCGGCGCTACAAGCAGACCTTCCTCAGCTCCGGCGGATCTGTGCCCACGGCGGAAGTGTTCCGTCGCTTCCAGGGTCGCGATCCGTCGGGCGAGGCACTCCTGAAGTCCCTGGACATATTCGCACCCTCCCAGACCACAGATAACAACTGA
- the LOC6538627 gene encoding inactive non-canonical poly(A) RNA polymerase protein Trf4-2, producing MCDASNPAKPWQLSGLMYGNGIPALCLLHQEIEHFYSYIQSTPTEFCLRAEAVRRIEDVVLTIWPGACVDVFGSFRTGLNLPCSDIDLVVYNGYYWNPRLLHELQNELVSQGVTDPDSVIVLDKASVPVVKFTERISRIRFDVTFNAAASGVQAAELIKDFIRQFPELPKLVMVLKQFLSLQGFNEVYSSGGISSYALTLMVISFLQQQARTNKRYSPHNKLALLLIQFLDYYGRKFDFFKYGISVLGEGGCVEKEVLRSTLGENNWQSVLSIEDPVTPTNDIGRSSYGALHVMQGFEAAFVKLSKLVDSDSSKIVGPILANIVEVPQSIVNYRDWVHYNFQHLSAPGLSRPDSLGQPSLTGSASTSASEDERSGGQVTVGFRRCGDGPPQNMDLDATLANLKLN from the coding sequence ATGTGTGACGCATCAAATCCAGCGAAGCCGTGGCAGCTTTCCGGTCTGATGTACGGCAATGGGATTCCGGCGTTGTGCCTGCTGCACCAGGAGATCGAGCACTTCTACAGCTACATCCAGTCCACGCCAACAGAGTTCTGTCTGCGGGCGGAAGCAGTGCGTCGCATCGAGGACGTGGTGCTTACCATTTGGCCAGGCGCATGCGTGGATGTCTTTGGCTCTTTTCGGACGGGACTGAACCTGCCGTGCTCGGACATCGACCTGGTGGTATACAATGGTTACTACTGGAACCCCAGGCTGCTGCATGAGCTTCAAAACGAACTTGTCAGCCAGGGCGTAACCGATCCGGACAGCGTTATCGTTCTCGACAAGGCTTCCGTGCCCGTGGTCAAGTTCACGGAGCGCATATCCCGCATCAGGTTCGATGTGACCTTCAACGCCGCAGCATCGGGTGTACAGGCCGCCGAGCTGATCAAGGACTTTATCCGTCAGTTTCCCGAGCTGCCCAAGCTGGTCATGGTGCTGAAACAATTCCTCAGCCTTCAGGGATTCAACGAGGTGTACAGCTCCGGCGGAATCTCGTCCTACGCACTTACACTAATGGTTATCAGCTttctgcagcagcaggcgcgCACCAACAAGCGATACAGTCCACACAATAAGCTGGCCCTGCTGCTCATCCAGTTTCTAGATTACTACGGCCGCAAGTTTGACTTCTTCAAGTACGGAATATCGGTTCTTGGCGAAGGTGGTTGCGTGGAGAAGGAGGTACTTCGCTCCACGCTGGGCGAGAACAACTGGCAGTCGGTGCTCAGCATAGAGGATCCAGTAACCCCAACCAACGACATAGGTAGGAGCTCGTATGGGGCGCTCCACGTCATGCAGGGTTTCGAGGCAGCATTCGTAAAGCTCTCGAAGCTGGTGGACTCTGACTCATCCAAGATCGTCGGCCCCATACTGGCCAACATTGTGGAGGTGCCGCAGTCCATAGTCAACTATAGGGATTGGGTGCACTACAACTTCCAGCACCTTTCGGCACCGGGATTGTCTCGACCCGATTCACTTGGACAACCATCGCTCACGGGCTCCGCTTCCACTTCCGCCTCCGAGGATGAGCGCTCCGGCGGACAGGTGACTGTTGGATTCCGCCGGTGTGGGGATGGTCCTCCCCAGAACATGGACTTAGATGCCACCTTGGCCAACCTTAAGTTGAATTAA
- the LOC6538628 gene encoding uncharacterized protein LOC6538628: MELNTDNPPNDVGVLAPNDQENEDANRRKDDTGAPKTPVARKTRRAVLKRMNATSEKDSPTHPDPPKTPGTPGHLHQATETPRRSCRKSVRPAIDYDDIIVRSAKKAIAEPLSVDPEDEEPSVQKWTAAEVGRNTRKRGRKSKRMAAKKQKTELIISEDKEDQDTELEVPQKKVDTPQGAKETAKDQADIVEEVSKNQDQQQAANTKKQKIDEADIDELGLCPLDIDIQEENDAEAVQDEAQTSPVDEDGQKHEERDEQADEATKPAALDKGKEVAAAKDKLETAVDEVFVEEEMPSLLMESEGVDEPSHSPLNTTYDAEDKKDSDRSVILVVSPDKQPEACTADLDASVILVVATDMEPVASAPKPAIPDKKTAIKVVLTTSDDQNETLFDLADLASTNVSKSKKSKGYRFPTPFKARPMFNFTGTEETVPNDLKATEDEPKYKRKRSKSTSHWNDTMSRTVSFQSPVEIAIVEDIDKRWKELQKSNVNNRRRRSKSLDENRCKVSKIPKPSKGVIPVNKTITPSKVNKRTKMPNFAAMHERQFAKMESLLDHVERKAERAKVLTNSVQKPIPGSTAKKLKSATSVEDRARSRAVKKIDMTADRTMVMDHPSDKVNSSRLPLKTTAPAPNVAPKPAFNLTTSAVKTFNVAPKPAFNLSTSTVKTFNATFSSRTGDSHDNKLAERRQRRIDMFKGRTTKDQKEKAEFIRGVRLNRRFELQMQHRRHLEED; this comes from the exons ATGGAATTAAATACTG ATAATCCCCCAAACGATGTCGGCGTCTTGGCGCCGAACGATCAGGAGAATGAGGACGCCAATCGAAGGAAGGATGATACAGGCGCTCCAAAGACTCCAGTGGCTAGAAAAACGCGACGAGCGGTCCTCAAGCGAATGAACGCCACTTCGGAAAAGGATTCGCCAACTCATCCTGATCCTCCGAAGACACCGGGCACTCCGGGCCATCTTCACCAAGCCACCGAAACTCCGAGACGCAGTTGCCGAAAAAGTGTGCGTCCAGCAATCGACTACGATGATATTATAGTGCGATCCGCCAAGAAGGCTATTGCCGAACCACTCTCAGTCGATcccgaggacgaggagccatCCGTCCAGAAGTGGACCGCCGCGGAGGTGGGAAGGAATACGCGCAAGCGCGGCCGCAAGTCCAAGCGCATGGCCGCCAAGAAGCAGAAAACAGAGCTCATAATTTCAGAGGATAAGGAGGATCAGGACACGGAGTTGGAGGTCCCACAGAAAAAGGTGGATACGCCGCAGGGTGCCAAAGAAACTGCTAAGGATCAAGCAGACATAGTAGAGGAAGTCTCCAAAAATCAAGATCAACAACAGGCAGCTAACACCAAGAAGCAAAAGATAGATGAAGCAGACATTGATGAACTGGGCCTATGCCCACTAGATATAGACATCCAGGAGGAAAATGACGCGGAGGCTGTTCAAGATGAAGCCCAAACGAGTCCAGTCGATGAGGATGGTCAAAAACATGAAGAGAGAGATGAACAAGCTGATGAAGCAACAAAACCAGCTGCGCTTGATAAAGGCAAAGAAGTAGCTGCAGCTAAAGATAAATTAGAAACAGCAGTCGATGAAGTTTTTGTAGAGGAAGAAATGCCCTCACTATTGATGGAAAGTGAGGGCGTTGATGAACCAAGCCACTCGCCTCTTAATACCACATACGATGCAGAAGACAAGAAAGATTCGGATAGAAGCGTTATTTTGGTTGTTAGTCCCGACAAGCAGCCGGAAGCGTGCACCGCCGACCTCGATGCTAGTGTTATACTGGTCGTTGCTACCGATATGGAGCCTGTAGCGAGCGCTCCAAAGCCCGCAATTCCGGATAAGAAGACAGCCATTAAGGTGGTGCTCACCACTTCAGATGATCAGAACGAAACCCTTTTCGATCTGGCCGATCTAGCTTCGACAAATGTATCAAAGTCAAAGAAATCGAAGGGCTATCGATTCCCCACGCCCTTTAAGGCAAGACCGATGTTTAATTTTACAGGAACAGAGGAGACAGTTCCTAATGATCTCAAGGCTACAGAAGATGAACCGAAGTACAAACGCAAACGTTCCAAGTCGACCAGCCATTGGAACGATACCATGTCACGAACTGTATCCTTTCAGAGTCCCGTTGAGATTGCCATTGTCGAGGACATTGATAAGCGTTGGAAGGAACTTCAAAAGAGTA ATGTCAATAACCGTCGTAGGCGCTCAAAGTCATTGGACGAAAACCGCTGCAAAGTGAGCAAGATCCCCAAGCCCAGTAaag GTGTTATACCGGTGAACAAAACCATCACACCCAGCAAGGTGAATAAGCGCACCAAGATGCCCAATTTTGCAGCCATGCATGAGAGGCAGTTTGCCAAGATGGAGAGCCTGCTGGACCACGTCGAACGCAAGGCGGAACGCGCCAAGGTGCTAACGAATTCTGTACAAAAGCCGATACCAGGATCGACGGCAAAGAAACTGAAGAGCGCCACATCTGTCGAGGATCGTGCTCGTTCAAGGGCTGTGAAGAAGATAGACATGACCGCCGATCGAACCATGGTAATGGATCATCCGTCCGATAAGGTGAACTCATCACGGTTGCCTTTGAAGACCACCGCTCCCGCTCCCAACGTAGCTCCGAAGCCAGCTTTTAATCTGACCACCTCCGCGGTGAAGACTTTCAATGTAGCTCCGAAGCCAGCTTTTAATCTGTCCACCTCCACGGTGAAGACATTCAACGCCACGTTTTCCAGCAGAACAGGCGATTCGCACGATAACAAACTGGCTGAACGACGCCAGCGGCGCATTGACATGTTCAAGGGTAGGACAACCAAGGACCAGAAGGAGAAAGCAGAGTTCATCCGCGGGGTGCGCCTCAATCGACGTTTTGAGCTCCAAATGCAGCACCGTCGACACCTGGAGGAGGATTAG